A window from Lampris incognitus isolate fLamInc1 chromosome 5, fLamInc1.hap2, whole genome shotgun sequence encodes these proteins:
- the zgc:175214 gene encoding RING finger protein 122 isoform X2, giving the protein MQPFQWCNGCLCGLGSQRSEQYCSMTSEIYHLPLNVYVIVLGIGLFVFMLSLIFCCYLFRLKQQGTREQFSYNEVVLKGAGKKLSLLGQTCAVCLEEFRTRDELGVCPCSHAFHKKCLLKWLEIRSVCPMCNKPILRLHPDAPQGAEGPMDPEEV; this is encoded by the exons ATGCAACCATTCCAATGGTGTAACG GATGCCTGTGTGGTTTGGGTTCCCAGCGCTCTGAACAGTACTGCAGCATGACGTCCGAAATCTACCACCTGCCACTTAACGTTTACGTTATCGTGCTGGGCATCGGTCTCTTTGTCTTCATGCTCAGCCTCATTTTCTGCTGCTACCTGTTCAG GTTGAAGCAGCAAGGAACGAGGGAGCAATTCAGCTACAATGAG GTGGTGCTGAAAGGGGCAGGCAAAAAACTGAGCCTCCTTGGA CAAACATGTGCGGTGTGTCTGGAAGAATTTAGGACCAGGGATGAACTGGGAGTGTGTCCATGCTCACATGCATTTCACAAGAA GTGCCTGCTTAAGTGGCTGGAGATCCGCAGTGTGTGCCCCATGTGTAACAAGCCCATCCTCCGGCTCCACCCGGATGCTCCCCAGGGGGCCGAGGGTCCCATGGACCCTGAGGAGGTGTGA
- the zgc:175214 gene encoding RING finger protein 122 isoform X3, with translation MQPFQWCNAGCLCGLGSQRSEQYCSMTSEIYHLPLNVYVIVLGIGLFVFMLSLIFCCYLFRLKQQGTREQFSYNEQTCAVCLEEFRTRDELGVCPCSHAFHKKCLLKWLEIRSVCPMCNKPILRLHPDAPQGAEGPMDPEEV, from the exons ATGCAACCATTCCAATGGTGTAACG CAGGATGCCTGTGTGGTTTGGGTTCCCAGCGCTCTGAACAGTACTGCAGCATGACGTCCGAAATCTACCACCTGCCACTTAACGTTTACGTTATCGTGCTGGGCATCGGTCTCTTTGTCTTCATGCTCAGCCTCATTTTCTGCTGCTACCTGTTCAG GTTGAAGCAGCAAGGAACGAGGGAGCAATTCAGCTACAATGAG CAAACATGTGCGGTGTGTCTGGAAGAATTTAGGACCAGGGATGAACTGGGAGTGTGTCCATGCTCACATGCATTTCACAAGAA GTGCCTGCTTAAGTGGCTGGAGATCCGCAGTGTGTGCCCCATGTGTAACAAGCCCATCCTCCGGCTCCACCCGGATGCTCCCCAGGGGGCCGAGGGTCCCATGGACCCTGAGGAGGTGTGA
- the zgc:175214 gene encoding RING finger protein 122 isoform X1 → MQPFQWCNAGCLCGLGSQRSEQYCSMTSEIYHLPLNVYVIVLGIGLFVFMLSLIFCCYLFRLKQQGTREQFSYNEVVLKGAGKKLSLLGQTCAVCLEEFRTRDELGVCPCSHAFHKKCLLKWLEIRSVCPMCNKPILRLHPDAPQGAEGPMDPEEV, encoded by the exons ATGCAACCATTCCAATGGTGTAACG CAGGATGCCTGTGTGGTTTGGGTTCCCAGCGCTCTGAACAGTACTGCAGCATGACGTCCGAAATCTACCACCTGCCACTTAACGTTTACGTTATCGTGCTGGGCATCGGTCTCTTTGTCTTCATGCTCAGCCTCATTTTCTGCTGCTACCTGTTCAG GTTGAAGCAGCAAGGAACGAGGGAGCAATTCAGCTACAATGAG GTGGTGCTGAAAGGGGCAGGCAAAAAACTGAGCCTCCTTGGA CAAACATGTGCGGTGTGTCTGGAAGAATTTAGGACCAGGGATGAACTGGGAGTGTGTCCATGCTCACATGCATTTCACAAGAA GTGCCTGCTTAAGTGGCTGGAGATCCGCAGTGTGTGCCCCATGTGTAACAAGCCCATCCTCCGGCTCCACCCGGATGCTCCCCAGGGGGCCGAGGGTCCCATGGACCCTGAGGAGGTGTGA
- the LOC130113385 gene encoding calcium homeostasis modulator protein 1 → MDKFRMMFQFLQSNQESFMNGICGIMALASAQMYSAFEFSCPCIPEYNYAYGIGLLIIPPLWFFMLGFVLNNNVSMLAEEWKRPTGKRQKDPAVLRYMFCSITQRSFIAPAVWVSVTLMDGKSFLCAFSINLDLDQFGNSSLAMGLSEMEKMKLLAKIPCNELFDQHEIRVAASRYIKCISQACGWMFLLMVTFVAFMVRAIRPCFTQAAFLKTKYWSHYIDIERKTFEETCKEHAKSFAKICVQQYFESVSGEMQSFHCHRCSRDDSDDDDEDKKRSDEDKLLGIRAQDDMNKVLWNWHTCKPPLALRKEQPDGEDNDRLAAEAKGESEGLVNGHAKKEWAVYYSKV, encoded by the exons ATGGACAAGTTTCGTATGATGTTCCAGTTCCTCCAATCCAACCAGGAGTCTTTCATGAATGGTATCTGCGGTATAATGGCACTAGCTAGCGCCCAAATGTACTCTGCCTTTGAGTTCAGCTGCCCTTGTATTCCCGAATACAACTATGCTTATGGGATTGGACTACTCATCATACCGCCCCTATGGTTCTTCATGTTGGGTTTTGTGTTGAACAATAATGTGTCAATGCTTGCCGAGGAATGGAAGAGACCGACGGGGAAAAGGCAGAAGGACCCAGCAGTCCTCCGGTATATGTTCTGCTCGATCACACAGCGGTCTTTTATAGCACCTGCCGTTTGGGTTTCTGTCACTCTCATGGATGGGAAGAGCTTCCTGTGTGCTTTCAGCATCAACTTGGATCTCGACCAGTTTGGGAATTCAAGTCTTGCCATGGGATTATCAGAGATGGAGAAGATGAAACTGCTGGCGAAAATACCATGCAATGAACTATTTGACCAGCACGAAATAAGAGTGGCGGCGTCTCGATACATCAAGTGTATTTCACAG GCATGTGGTTGGATGTTCTTGCTCATGGTGACCTTTGTGGCCTTCATGGTTCGGGCCATTCGTCCGTGTTTCACTCAGGCCGCCTTCCTTAAGACCAAGTATTGGTCACACTACATCGACATAGAGCGTAAAACGTTTGAGGAGACCTGTAAGGAGCACGCCAAGAGCTTTGCCAAGATTTGCGTCCAGCAATATTTTGAGAGTGTCAGCGGAGAAATGCAAAGTTTCCACTGCCACCGTTGCAGCAGGGATGACAGCGACGACGATGACGAAGACAAAAAGAGGAGTGACGAAGACAAGCTCCTCGGCATAAGAGCCCAGGACGACATGAACAAAGTCTTGTGGAACTGGCACACCTGTAAGCCGCCTCTGGCTCTAAGAAAGGAGCAGCCAGATGGTGAAGACAATGACAGACTGGCTGCAGAGGCCAAAGGAGAGTCAGAGGGGCTTGTTAACGGACACGCCAAAAAAGAATGGGCGGTGTATTACAGTAAGGTTTGA